In Streptococcus parapneumoniae, the genomic stretch TTTTTCAAAAGAATGATGCAGGGGTACAAATATGGTGCCCTTCTTTTATTTTTGATTGAAAAATAGTGTAAAAAGCGCTACAATGGTAGATAGAAAAATCTTGTGAAAAGCACAAGTGATACATATATACCGGAGGAAATCATGTCTTTTTCTGATTTAAAGCTGTTTGCCCTTTCTTCTAATAAAGAATTGGCAAAACGTGTGGCGCAGGAGATTGGGATAGAGTTGGGGAAATCAAGTGTTCGCCAATTTTCAGATGGAGAGATTCAGGTCAACATCGAAGAATCAATCCGTGGGAAACACGTCTTTATCCTACAATCAACTAGTTCGCCTGTAAATGACAATCTGCTTGAAATTTTGATTATGGTGGATGCTTTGAAGCGTGCGAGTGCAGAATCTGTCAATGTTGTCATGCCTTACTATGGGTATGCACGTCAGGATAGAAAGGCGAGAGCGCGTGAGCCAATCACTTCAAAACTTGTCGCAAATATGCTTGAAGTAGCTGGAGTGGATCGTTTATTGACCATCGACTTGCATGCTGCGCAGATTCAAGGATTCTTTGATATTCCTGTGGATCATTTGATGGGAGCTCCTCTGATTGCGGATTATTTTGAGCGTCGTGGTATGGTTGGTTCTGACTATGTGGTTGTCAGTCCAGACCATGGAGGGGTGACTCGTGCTCGTAAGTTGGCAGAATTTTTGAAAACATCTATTGCTATCATTGACAAACGTCGTAGCGTTGATAAGATGAATACCAGTGAAGTCATGAACATCATCGGTAAGGTCGAAGGCAAGACTTGTATCTTAATTGATGATATGATTGATACCGCTGGAACGATTTGTCATGCGGCAGATGCCCTTGCGGAAGCTGGTGCTGTTGAAGTCTATGCAAGCTGTACGCACCCAGTTCTTTCTGGTCCTGCTATGGACAATATCCAAAAATCAGCTATTAAGAAATTGGTTGTTTTGGATACCATCTATCTGCCAGAAGAGCGTTTGATTGATAAGATTGAACAGATTTCGATTGCTCATCTACTGGGTGATGCTATCGTGCGTATTCATGAAAAACGCCCATTTTCTCCACTTTTCAGTATTGAGAAAAAGATTTAATGACCAAGCCTGAGATAATTCTCAGGTTTTTTTCGTCTCTTTTGCGAATAAATAGATAGTAGCAGTGAATCTAGTAAACCTAGATTTAAAACTGTGGTATAATAAAAGGAGGAAAAGGATGATTCTAAGACATCCGGGCATCAGCCCGACTAACGATTTGGTTGCTAAGAAAATTTTTAGCAATCCAGAAATCACTTGTCAATTTATCCGCGATATGCTGGATTTACCAGCAAAAAATGTAACCATTTTGGAGGGGAGCAATATTCATGTCTTGCCTTCCATTCCGTACTCGGCGCAGGACTTCTATACAAGTATAGATGTTTTGGCTGAGTTGGACAATGGGACACAGGTTATCATTGAGATTCAAGTTCATCATCAGAATTTTTTCATCAATCGTCTGTGGGCTTATCTGTGCAGTCAGGTCAATCAAAATCTTGAAAAAATTCGCCAACGAGAAGGTGATACCGACCAGAGCTATAAACACATCGCACCAGTCTATGCCATCGCCATTGTGGATAGCAACTACTTCCAAGATGATTCTGCCTTTCACAGTTTTAGTATGCGAGAGGATACGACAGGTGAGGTTTTAACTATCACAAATAACGGTCAAGAAAACCATCTGGTTAAGATGGCATTCTTGGAACTAAAAAAATATAGAGAAACCAGCAAAGATAGTATTCGCAAACCATGGTTGGAGTTTTTCGGGAACAAACCCTTTACTCAACAACCCGAGCGAGCTATCAGCCAAGCAGACCAACTGCTGGACTACAAGAGTTGGTCCGAGGAGGACAGAAAAATGTTTAGTCAACTACGTATGCGCGAAGAACAGGCCTTGTTAGCACAGGACTATGCCTTGGAAACTGCTAGGGTGGAAGGTATTGAACAGGGACTGGAGCGTGGTCTTGAACGCGGTCGTGCTGAGGGTCGTGAACAAGGACGAGAAGAAGGCATTGAAGAGGGATTAAAAGTAGGTTTAGTAAATCTAGTACGTCAAGGTCTTTTGACTTCAGAGGTTGCCAGCCAACAATTGGGTATGTCAGTAGCTGAGTTTGAAGAACTATTGAAGGGTCATCATACATAAGAACTAAAAAAATACAGAGAAACCAGCAAAGACGAGGTTCTCAAGCCGTGGTTGGAGTTTTTCGGGAACAAACCTTTTACCCAGGAACCCGAGCGAACCATCAGCCAAGCAGACCAACTGCTGGACTACAAGAGCTGGCCCGAGGAGGACAGGGAGATGTTTAGTCAACTACGCATGCGCGAAGAACAAGCCTTGTTAGCGCAGGACTATGCCTTGGAACAAGCTGAGGAGAAAGGTTTAGAGCGTGGGAAAGTTGAAGGAAGTCTGTCTATGCTACTAAATCTCGTTCGCCAACATCTTTTAACTTCCGAGGTTGCCAGCCAGCAGCTAGGCATGACTGTCGCTGAGTTTGAGTCCTTGCTATGAGGTCACATTTTAAATAGTAGAAAGTTAATGAAGTGGCGAGTTATTTCTAAAATACTTGTCATTTTTGCTTGACATTTGGAAGAGGTTATAGGATAATATCATGGAAGTGAGTTCTGTCCAACTATCGATGTGGATTAGCTATGTGAGGTTTGACTCAAGGTTTAAGAAATTTGCGAGATTTTCACTTGGGAGATACGGTATTTGAAGAGTATTTCATCCCACAAAGACGTTTTTTCACCTTTTTTGAGAAAAATAGGTAAAAAGTTAAAGAAAACCCTTGACAAATCCTGCAAATATTTATATACTGTATGGTAGTAAGATAGTCTTACGAAAAAATTTTAAAGAAAAACAAAGGAGATAAAACGATGAAAAAAGTTTTATTGACAAGCGCAGTCGCTCTTGCAGCATTTGGTGCTGTACAAGCTGTTTCAGCAGCTGATGATTATACAGTTGATTACAACAAACAACAGCAAGCTGAAGCTGATGCTGCAGCTAAGAAAGCAGCAGAAAAGGCATCTCAGAAAGCAGCAGAAATTACAAAAGCTTTGCAACCAAAAAATAGAGAAGTTCTTAAGACTTATAATGAACTTCAAAAAGCAGAAAAAGCTTATTCTACAGTAGAAGCACGTCTTCGTGCAGTTCAAGATGAGTTGACAAAACTATATCTTGCTTCAAAAACAATTGCAGATATCGAAGGTGATATTACTCAGTTTGACAAATATCTAGATGCTTCAAAAGCAGCTTTGAAAGTAGCTGAGAAGTTTGTTGATGGATATGCTGAATACACAGATGAAAATGGTGCTACAGTAGCTACAACTGTTGCTGCACTTAAAACTGAACGTGATCAAAAAGAAACTGAAAAAGAAGCAGCTGATAAAGCGCTAGCTGAAGCAGACTTAGATTTGACAAGTGCTCGTCAAGCTGGTCAAAAAGATCTAAAAGCACTTGAAGATAAATTTAAAGATGCTGAAAAGAAATCAAAAGATGCAGGCAAAGCACTTGAAACTGCGGAAAAACGTTACAAAGAATCTGTTGCAAAACAAGATGCTTCAATTGTTGAAGTAGCAGAGATTACTGCTCGTATTGCTGCAATTCAAGCAAAACAATCTAATGACGCTGTTGGTTATGGCCGTGCAGTTGCAGGATTAGATCGCAAACTTGAGGAAAAAGAAGCAGAAAAAGCAAAACTTCTTGTAGAACTAAGCGACCAAAACGGCAACGTTCGTAAAAATCGTGATAAAGCTAAGGCCGCATTTGAAGCAGCGGAAAAAGCAGCAAAAGAAGCTTATGCTGAGTATGGTTTGACATATAATCTTGATTCTATCACTGCATCTAATGATGTTCCAAATCAAGTAAAAGTTGGTTGGGTTAAAGATGATAAAGGACAATGGAGTTATGTTGTCAATACAAAAGGTCAAAAAGCTACTGGTTGGCAATTAGTTGATGGTGCATGGTACCACTTTAACGCTGAAGGCGTAATGCAAAAATGGTGGGTTAAAGATGGTAACACTTGGTACTACCTAAATGGTTCAGGTGTAATGCAAACTGGTTGGTTGCAAGACGGTGGTAAATGGTACTACCTTGAAAACTCAGGTGCTATGAAAGCTAGCCAATGGTTTGAAGTTGGTGGTAAATGGTACTATGTTGACGGTTCAGGTGCCCTTGCAGTAAATACTACTGTAAATGGTTACACTGTAAACGGAAACGGTGAATGGGTTTAATTTTAAGTAATTAAATCATAACAGGAGAGAAATCTCCTGTTTTTTTGTGGTATATAATGGCGTGAGGGTTTTGTTGGACAGTATAATGGATTGAATTTAGAATAGTATGCTACGGATTCTAAAACATCTCTAGAAATTAATTGGACTTTCCTAATCAATTTATTCATATCTTATTTCAATCTACTATAGAAAATAAAAAGTGAACAAGACAATATTTCATTCTTGTTCGCTTTTATGTTATTAGTGATTGTATAATCTTATAACAATGCTTCAAACTCAGCGACAGTCATGCTCAACTGCTGGCTGGCAACCTCGGAAGTCAGGAGACCTTGGCGGACTAGATTTACTAAACCTACTTTTAATCCCTCTTCAATGCCTTCTTCTCGTCCTTGTTCACGACCACGCTCTAAGCCTTTTTCTTCAGCTTGTTCCAAGGCATAATCATGAGCCAATAATGCTTGTTCTTCACGCATACGTAGTTGACTAAACATTTTCCTGTCCTCCTCAGACCAGCTCTTGTAGTCCAGCAGTTGGTCTGCTTGGCTGATGGCTCGCTCGGGTTGTTGGGTAAAGGGTTTATTCCCGAAAAACTCCAACCACGGTTTACGAACCTCGTCTTTGCTGGTTTCTCTATATTTTTTTAGTTCCAAGAATGCCATCTTGACCAGATGGTTTTCTTGTCCGTTATTGGTAATGGTTAAAACCTCACCTGTCGTGTCCTCGCGCATACTAAAACTATGAAAAGCCAAATCATCTGAGAAGTAATTACTATCCACAATTGCGATAGCATATACTGGTGCGATATGCTTGTAGCTCTGGTGAGTATCACCTTCACGTTGGCGAATTTTTTCAAGATTTTGATTGACCTGACTGCAAAGGTAAGCCCACAGGCGATTGATGAAAAAATTCTGATGATGCACTTGAATCTCAATGATAACTTGCGTTCCATTATCTAACTCCGCCAAAACATCTATACTGGTATAGAAATCCTGTGCCGAGTAAGGCAGGGAAGGCAAGACATGAATATTACTTCCCTCCAAAATGGTTACATTTTTGGCTGGTAAATCCAGCATATCGCGAATAAATTGACAAGTGATTTCTGGATTGCTAAAAATCTTCTTAGCAACCAAATCATTGGTCGGGCTAATGCCCGGATGACGTAAGGTCATATTTCTTCTCCTTTCATTATAGCACATTTTTTAATCTAGGTTTGCTAGATTCTATGCTTCTATCTATTTATTCGGAAAAAGTATGAAAAATATTGGGTATGGCTCTTTCCAATGGTATTTTTTGGTGCTTTCCTTTATAATGGGTGTATGGATAAGAAAAAATTATTATTGATTGATGGGTCTTCTGTTGCTTTTCGGGCGTTTTTTGCGCTCTATCAGCAGTTGGACCGTTTTAAGAATGCGGC encodes the following:
- a CDS encoding ribose-phosphate diphosphokinase, whose product is MSFSDLKLFALSSNKELAKRVAQEIGIELGKSSVRQFSDGEIQVNIEESIRGKHVFILQSTSSPVNDNLLEILIMVDALKRASAESVNVVMPYYGYARQDRKARAREPITSKLVANMLEVAGVDRLLTIDLHAAQIQGFFDIPVDHLMGAPLIADYFERRGMVGSDYVVVSPDHGGVTRARKLAEFLKTSIAIIDKRRSVDKMNTSEVMNIIGKVEGKTCILIDDMIDTAGTICHAADALAEAGAVEVYASCTHPVLSGPAMDNIQKSAIKKLVVLDTIYLPEERLIDKIEQISIAHLLGDAIVRIHEKRPFSPLFSIEKKI
- a CDS encoding Rpn family recombination-promoting nuclease/putative transposase, translated to MTLRHPGISPTNDLVAKKIFSNPEITCQFIRDMLDLPAKNVTILEGSNIHVLPSLPYSAQDFYTSIDVLAELDNGTQVIIEIQVHHQNFFINRLWAYLCSQVNQNLEKIRQREGDTHQSYKHIAPVYAIAIVDSNYFSDDLAFHSFSMREDTTGEVLTITNNGQENHLVKMAFLELKKYRETSKDEVRKPWLEFFGNKPFTQQPERAISQADQLLDYKSWSEEDRKMFSQLRMREEQALLAHDYALEQAEEKGLERGREQGREEGIEEGLKVGLVNLVRQGLLTSEVASQQLSMTVAEFEALL
- a CDS encoding Rpn family recombination-promoting nuclease/putative transposase; this encodes MILRHPGISPTNDLVAKKIFSNPEITCQFIRDMLDLPAKNVTILEGSNIHVLPSIPYSAQDFYTSIDVLAELDNGTQVIIEIQVHHQNFFINRLWAYLCSQVNQNLEKIRQREGDTDQSYKHIAPVYAIAIVDSNYFQDDSAFHSFSMREDTTGEVLTITNNGQENHLVKMAFLELKKYRETSKDSIRKPWLEFFGNKPFTQQPERAISQADQLLDYKSWSEEDRKMFSQLRMREEQALLAQDYALETARVEGIEQGLERGLERGRAEGREQGREEGIEEGLKVGLVNLVRQGLLTSEVASQQLGMSVAEFEELLKGHHT